From Scophthalmus maximus strain ysfricsl-2021 chromosome 14, ASM2237912v1, whole genome shotgun sequence, one genomic window encodes:
- the mettl8 gene encoding mRNA N(3)-methylcytidine methyltransferase METTL8, translating to MHKVRCLSGANLAKVFRGLSMRRKSSAGRRSAPLGSRILNNPDDVFKHNMWDHVQWTEEEKENARQKAQENSSVQIPLKEQGTFDTEAEQYWDKFYEMHQNKFFKDRKWLFLEFPELLPSKSQATTRRQGDQQTKTLLPTGTDMESETRHCDHRDASPQHTRTSDYPRACQGVSVEKNEDDIHTPSFPGQHASFRILEVGCGVGNSVFPIVNTIKETDAFVYCCDFSPCAIQLVKNHPDYDDSMCHAFVHDICDEMASFPFPLQSLDVIVAVFVLSSIHPERVQGVVNRLSTYLKHGGIFLFRDYGRYDFTQLRFKKGRCLSENFYTRGDGTCVYFFTEEEVHDLFSIAGLEELQNLEDRRLQVNRGKKVAMHRVWMQSKYRKPFPPLPS from the exons ATGCATAAAGTGCGATGCCTCTCTGGGGCCAATTTGGCTAAAGTTTTCCGCGGATTGTCCATGAGACGAAAGAGCTCAGCAGGACGACGCTCAGCTCCACTGGGTTCCCGGATACTGAACAATCCTGATGACGTCTTTAAGCACAACATGTG GGATCATGTGCAGtggacagaagaggaaaaagaaaatgcacggCAGAAGGCACAAGAAAATTCCTCCGTACAAATTCCTTTAAAGGAACAAG GTACATTTGACACTGAAGCTGAGCAGTACTGGGACAAGTTTTACGAGATGCACCAGAATAAGTTCTTCAAAGATCGCAAGTGGCTGTTTTTAGAATTCCCAGAACTGCTTCCTTCAAAAAGCCAAGCCACAACCAGGCGACAAGGTGATCAGCAGACAAAAACCCTGCTACCTACTGGAACCGACATGGAATCTGAGACGAGGCATTGTGACCACAGAGATGCCTctccccaacacacacgcacctctGATTATCCGAGGGCATGTCAAGGAGTAtcagtagaaaaaaatgaagatgacaTTCACACTCCTTCTTTTCCTGGACAACATGCATCTTTCAGGATCTTGGAG GTTGGATGTGGGGTTGGTAACAGTGTATTTCCCATTGTTAATACCATAAA agaaacagatgCATTTGTATACTGTTGTGACTTCTCTCCATGTGCAATACAGCTAGTCAAG AACCATCCAGACTACGATGACTCTATGTGTCATGCCTTTGTCCATGACATTTGTGATGAGATGGCCTCCTTTCCCTTCCCTCTTCAGAGCCTGGATGTTATTGTGGCAGTGTTTGTGCTGTCCTCCATTCATCCAGAGCG AGTACAAGGAGTCGTGAACCGACTATCTACATACCTGAAACATGGAGGGATATTCCTTTTCCGTGATTATGGGAGATATGACTTTACACAACTCAGGTTTAAGAAAG GACGGTGCTTATCAGAGAATTTCTACACGCGTGGAGATGGAACCTGCGTTTATTTCTTCACAGAAG AGGAAgttcatgatttattttccattGCTGGACTGGAAGAACTTCAGAATCTGGAGGATAGGCGACTACAAGTgaacagaggaaagaaagtTGCAATGCACCGAGTTTGGATGCAGAGCAAGTACAGAAAACCATTTCCACCTTTGCCATCATAA
- the tlk1a gene encoding serine/threonine-protein kinase tousled-like 1, whose amino-acid sequence MEELHSLDPRRQELLEARFMGGVGGSTGGSTGSTSGGTKGLTNNECSNHSFGSLGSSSDKESEGSDVKRGSSPAYSTPEKKQSETTRGRKRKPEIQSESSQGKSIVRGPKISDYFDFQGGNGSSPVRGLPPVIRSPQNSHSYSTQGAAVRQNSSSPTSLSFGDHMMHPKQLAVKFVQTDLTVLKLAALESTKNLDLEKKEGRIDDLLRANCDLRRQIDEQQKLLEKYKERLNKCITMSKKLLIEKSNQEKQACREKSMQDRLRLGHFTTVRHGASFTEQWTDGYAFQNLVKQQESINQQREDIERQRKLLAKRKPPSSSNSQAPTTNSEPKQRKTKAVNGAENDPFLKPSLPQLLTLAEYHEQEEIFKLRLGHLKKEEAEIQAELERLERVRNLHIRELKRINNEDSSQFKDHPTLNERYLLLHLLGRGGFSEVYKAFDLIEQRYAAVKIHQLNKNWREEKKENYHKHACREYRIHKELDHPRIVKLFDYFSLDTDTFCTVMEYCEGNDLDFYLKQHKLMSEKEGRSIVMQIVNALKYLNEIKPPIIHYDLKPGNILLVDGTACGEIKITDFGLSKIMDDDNYGVDGMDLTSQGAGTYWYLPPECFVVGKEPPKISNKVDVWSVGVIFFQCLYGRKPFGHNQSQQDILQENTILKATDIQFPVKPVASNEAKAFIRRCLAYRKEDRIDVHQLGSDPYLLPHMRRSSSSGNLQMNAAGSGPASSSIISY is encoded by the exons ATGGAGGAGCTGCACAGCCTGGACCCCCGGagacaggagctgctggaggcaCGATTTATGGGCGGGGTCGGCGGCAGCACAGGGGGCAGCACTGGCAGCACAAGTGGGGGAACCAAA ggtttGACCAATAATGAATGTTCCAATCACAGTTTTGGAAGCCTGGGATCTTCAAGTGACAAGGAGTCAGAG GGCTCAGATGTGAAAAGAGGCAGTTCTCCTGCTTATTCG acCCCTGAGAAGAAACAGTCGGAAACAACCAGAGGCAGAAAAAGGAAACCTGAGATTCAATCAGAGAGCAGCCaag gaaAATCGATTGTGCGCGGACCCAAAATAAGTGATTATTTTGAT ttccagGGAGGAAATGGGTCCAGTCCTGTGAGAGGTCTCCCACCAGTGATTCGCTCACCCCAGAACTCACATTCCTACTCCACTCAGGGCGCTGct GTTAGACAAAATAGCTCATCTCCTACTAGTCTGTCTTTTGGGGACCACATGATGCATCCAAAGCAACTAGCAGTCAAATTTGTTCAG ACTGACCTTACAGTGTTGAAATTGGCTGCCCTTGAAAGCACTAAGAACCTAGACCTTGAGAAAAAAGAGGGCAGAATAGATGATTTACTAAGG GCAAACTGTGATCTCAGGAGACAGATAGACGAACAACAAAAATTACTTGAAAAGTACAAGGAACGCTTGAATAAATGCATCACCATGAGCAAGAAGTTGCTTATAGAAAAG AGTAACCAAGAGAAGCAGGCCTGTCGGGAGAAGAGCATGCAGGATCGACTACGTCTGGGCCATTTCACCACAGTGAGACATGGAGCCTCATTTACAGAACAATGGACAGACGGCTACGCCTTCCAAAACCTTGTGAA ACAGCAAGAGTCGATAAACCAACAGAGAGAGGACATTGAGAGGCAAAGAAAACTTCTCGCCAAGAGGAAACCTCCATCCTCCAGCAACTCCCAAGCACCAACCACAAACTCAGAGCCAAAGCAACGCAAAACCAAGGCGGTGAATGGAGCAGAAAATGATCCCTTTCTAAAACCCAGCCTACCTCAGCT GCTGACACTAGCAGAGTACCATGAACAGGAAGAGATCTTCAAATTGCGACTCGGACACCTCAAGAAG GAAGAAGCTGAGATCCAGGCGGAGCTCGAGCGTCTGGAGAGAGTGCGCAACCTTCACATTCGAGAGCTGAAGAGAATAAATAACGAAGACAGCTCACA ATTTAAAGATcatccaacattgaatgaacGATATCTGCTTCTGCACCTTCTAGGGAGAGGGGGCTTTAGTGAAGTTTACAAG GCTTTTGACTTGATTGAGCAAAGATATGCTGCTGTGAAAATCCACCAACTTAACAAGaactggagagaagagaaaaaggagaactATCACAA gCACGCGTGTCGAGAGTACAGAATACACAAGGAGCTGGATCATCCCCGAATCGTGAAACTCTTCGACTACTTCTCACTGGACACAGACAC ATTTTGCACGGTCATGGAGTACTGCGAAGGCAACGACTTGGATTTCTACTTGAAGCAGCATAAGCTAATGTCTGAGAAGGAGGGACGGTCCATCGTTATGCAGATTGTGAACGCACTAAAATACCTGAATGAAATCAAACCCCCAATTATCCATTACGACCTTAagccag GCAATATCTTGTTGGTGGACGGCACGGCCTGCGGGGAAATCAAAATCACTGACTTTGGTTTGTCTAAAATCATGGACGACGACAACTACGGTGTGGACGGGATGGACCTGACATCGCAGGGTGCAGGCACCTATTG gtaCTTGCCTCCCGAATGCTTTGTGGTTGGTAAAGAACCTCCAAAGATCTCCAACAAGGTGGACGTGTGGTCTGTGGGCGTCATCTTTTTCCAGTGTCTGTATGGAAGGAAG CCTTTTGGCCACAACCAGTCACAACAAGACATCCTGCAGGAGAACACCATTCTCAAAGCTACAGATATCCAGTTCCCTGTCAAGCCTGTTGCTAGTAACGAAGCAAAG GCCTTCATAAGGCGGTGCCTGGCATACAGGAAGGAGGACCGGATCGACGTCCACCAGCTCGGAAGCGACCCCTACCTGCTCCCCCACATGCGAAGGTCGAGCTCCTCTGGAAATCTGCAGATGAACGCTGCCGGCTCAGGACCGGCCTCCTCCAGCATCATCTCATACTGA
- the gorasp2 gene encoding Golgi reassembly-stacking protein 2: MGGSQSSEVPGGGTEGYHVLRVQENSPSHRAGLEPFFDFIISICDIRLNKDNDALKELLKMNVERPIKMLLYSSKSMAVRETSVTPSNMWGGQGLLGVSIRFCSFEGANENIWHVLEVEPNSPASLAGLRAHADYIIGADSVTNESEDLFSHIESHEGKELKLFVYNTDADNCREVVITPKCDWGGEGSLGCGIGYGYLHRIPTLQFAEGEKIHSPAQAPNEPSPSPKDGFTEVHLSAVIPTVPVAVSSSASTGLEQSLAGWSVVSNPTSVLSSIQTGHPTIPLPNQAPYSLPLSVNPTPTIPGLMSLPGGLPPFPNLPNLNMSLADIRQVLPPGIKFQHPADTAPTVTQDRISPSSRIQMNRSLTNTPISSTTTSESIKITMSIDSS, encoded by the exons ATGGGGGGCTCCCAGAGCTCGGAGGTACCAGGTGGAGGAACCGAAGGCTACCACGTCCTCAGA GTGCAAGAGAATTCCCCCAGTCACCGTGCAGGACTGGAGCCATTTTTCGATTTCATCATTTCCATTTGTGACATAAGACTG AACAAAGACAATGACGCCctgaaggagctgctgaagATGAACGTAGAGAGGCCCATCAAGATGCTGCTATACAGCAGCAAGTCAATGGCAGTGAGGGAGACGTCCGTCACACCCAGCAACATGTGGGGAGGCCAGGGGCTCCTGGGCGTCAGTATTCGCTTCTGCAGCTTTGAAGGAGccaatgaaaatatttggcaTGTCTTG GAAGTGGAGCCAAACTCGCCTGCATCCCTGGCTGGTTTGAGGGCCCACGCCGACTATATCATAGGAGCCGACAGCGTCACGAACGAG AGCGAGGATCTGTTCTCGCACATCGAATCCCACGAAGGGAAGGAGCTGAAGCTGTTCGTCTACAACACGGACGCAGACAACTGCCGTGAGGTGGTCATCACTCCCAAATGTGACTGGGGTGGAGAGGGAAG TCTAGGATGTGGGATTGGCTATGGCTACCTGCACAGGATACCCACACTGCAATTTGCAGAGGGCGAAAAGATCCATTCCCCTGCACAGGCTCCGAATGAACCCTCCCCTTCACCTAAAGATGGATTCACAGAG GTCCATCTCTCTGCCGTGATTCCAACTGTTCCGGTCGCTGTGTCGTCTTCTGCATCGACTGGATTAGAGCAGTCTCTCGCCGGCTGGTCGGTCGTCTCTAATCCGACCTCTGTCCTCAGCAGTATACAGACAG ggCACCCTACGATTCCACTGCCCAACCAAGCCCCCTACTCACTCCCCCTGTCTGTCAATCCTACTCCAACAATACCAG GCTTGATGTCCTTACCTGGAGGTCTTCCACCATTTCCAAATTTGCCAAACCTCAATATGTCTTTGGCAGACATACGCCAAGTATTGCCCCCTGGAATTAAATTCCAACACCCAg CGGACACAGCTCCTACTGTTACACAGGACAGAATATCTCCCTCCTCCCGCATTCAAATGAACAGGTCACTGACCAATACCCCGATATCATCAACGACCACCTCTGAATcaataaaaatcacaatgtCCATAGACTCGTCTTAG